The Desulfuromonas acetexigens genome has a segment encoding these proteins:
- a CDS encoding PQQ-binding-like beta-propeller repeat protein: MRLLLLLILLFGACAPQSRPPHSPPPQVFANLEIHQDTEWCGSVVIDGSVKVFKGATLRIQPGTDIAFVRRDDDRDGLGDGVLIVEGRLLAEGTSAAPIRFRSAAAAPQPGDWLEIRVDFSRETVLRHCEIAHSAYTLHAHFTKGRVEDCVIRHNIDGSRLGQARFVFAHNLIEHNEGKGINFRNSTVEITRNIIRHNGSGIFLFENDRALDIRHNNFYGNLENFRLGDFYTGDVHLPDNWWGTADPEEAAQTIYDRKQDPAIGTVTLVPAPAWIEGTGPRDALIFKETWTLETGGFVDAPVVQDGDELYVGGWDGTLYALDSRGNLRWRQDLGEVIDGGAALDGENVYVQTWGRQVVALDRDHGQVRWRFDYPPSTADDHRQGGLTRVGDLLLVPAWNGALYALAAKSGELRWVREIGRPLRCAPAVAGERLYVASGDGTLAAVGLDGTLLWRVNHGSPLLATPALAEGGPLVVERAGRLSAYDADGHLRWRRELGEPCYYAAPLVADGAVYLATAGGTLWKLNAVTGTVIWRRAGLGPVYATPTLHDGRLLVGDNDGVLHLIGVDSGEEVANWTVGGAIQSPPLVVGDQVIFGARDGRVHGVRLERAEATVGR, from the coding sequence GTGCGCTTGCTTCTGCTTTTGATCCTGCTCTTCGGTGCCTGTGCCCCGCAATCCCGCCCGCCTCATTCGCCCCCGCCGCAGGTCTTCGCCAATCTGGAAATTCATCAGGACACCGAATGGTGCGGTTCCGTCGTCATCGACGGCTCCGTCAAAGTTTTCAAAGGGGCAACGCTGCGCATCCAGCCGGGAACGGACATCGCCTTTGTCCGCCGGGACGACGATCGCGACGGACTCGGCGACGGCGTGCTGATCGTCGAGGGGCGCCTGCTGGCTGAGGGGACGAGCGCCGCGCCGATCCGTTTCCGCAGTGCCGCGGCCGCGCCCCAGCCCGGCGACTGGCTGGAAATCCGTGTCGATTTTTCCCGGGAGACGGTGCTGCGCCATTGCGAAATCGCCCATTCCGCCTACACTCTGCACGCCCACTTCACCAAGGGCCGGGTCGAAGACTGCGTCATCCGCCACAACATCGACGGAAGCCGCCTCGGCCAGGCCCGTTTCGTCTTTGCCCACAACCTCATCGAGCACAACGAGGGGAAGGGGATCAACTTCCGCAACTCGACGGTGGAAATCACCCGCAACATCATCCGCCACAACGGCTCGGGGATCTTCCTCTTCGAGAACGATCGCGCGCTCGACATCCGGCACAACAATTTCTACGGCAATCTCGAAAACTTCCGCCTCGGCGATTTTTACACCGGCGATGTGCATCTGCCCGACAACTGGTGGGGAACCGCCGATCCGGAAGAGGCGGCGCAGACCATCTATGATCGCAAGCAGGATCCGGCCATCGGCACGGTGACGCTTGTCCCCGCGCCCGCCTGGATCGAAGGGACCGGTCCGCGCGACGCCCTTATTTTCAAGGAAACCTGGACTTTGGAAACGGGCGGTTTCGTCGATGCGCCGGTGGTCCAGGACGGGGATGAACTCTACGTCGGCGGCTGGGACGGCACCCTTTACGCCCTCGATAGCCGGGGCAACCTCCGCTGGCGGCAAGACCTGGGGGAAGTCATCGACGGCGGCGCGGCTCTCGATGGGGAAAACGTCTACGTCCAGACCTGGGGACGGCAGGTCGTCGCCCTCGACCGAGACCACGGCCAGGTGCGCTGGCGCTTCGACTATCCGCCGTCGACCGCCGATGATCACCGCCAGGGCGGATTGACGCGCGTCGGCGATCTGCTCCTCGTCCCGGCCTGGAACGGCGCCCTCTATGCCCTGGCGGCCAAAAGCGGGGAGTTGCGCTGGGTGCGGGAGATCGGTCGGCCGTTGCGCTGCGCTCCCGCTGTGGCCGGGGAGCGGCTTTATGTGGCGAGCGGCGACGGCACCCTGGCCGCCGTCGGCCTCGACGGCACCCTGCTCTGGCGGGTGAACCACGGAAGTCCGCTGCTCGCGACCCCGGCGCTGGCGGAGGGCGGGCCGCTGGTGGTCGAGCGGGCAGGTCGACTGAGCGCCTACGACGCTGACGGTCATTTGCGTTGGCGACGGGAACTGGGGGAGCCTTGCTACTACGCCGCGCCGCTGGTTGCCGACGGGGCGGTCTACCTGGCCACCGCCGGCGGCACCCTGTGGAAGCTCAATGCCGTCACGGGGACGGTGATCTGGCGCCGCGCCGGGCTGGGCCCGGTCTACGCCACCCCGACCCTTCATGACGGGCGGTTGCTGGTCGGCGACAACGACGGCGTTTTGCACCTCATCGGCGTCGACAGCGGCGAGGAGGTAGCGAACTGGACAGTCGGCGGCGCCATTCAGTCTCCGCCTCTGGTGGTCGGCGATCAGGTTATCTTCGGCGCCCGTGACGGTCGGGTGCATGGGGTGCGTCTGGAGCGGGCGGAAGCTACGGTTGGCAGGTAG
- a CDS encoding permease, which translates to MPDSILLQILTVIWEEITRMWWFFLLSIVLVGLIKGYRLDLRIRDSINRAGAYGIVLAVAVGMVSPLCACGILPIVISLALMGTPIAPLMALLTTSPVMGPDALLLTYRGLGMEFAVLKVVGAAVLGLAAGFVTQALVNQGWLAGNLVRLKPIYRDDGSLAPAAEIGAAAGIEVKTMRIVPRASKLRFILDRTLDAGLFVGKFLLLAIVLEALIVTLVPMSWITLLAGQKSVFSVLVAAVVGLPLPTNQIPIIPILHGLLERGMDRGAAFTLLMAGPVSSIPALIALFGLFRKRVVLTFLAVGLSVSVLLGWLYQLFA; encoded by the coding sequence ATGCCCGATTCCATTCTGTTACAGATCCTCACCGTCATCTGGGAAGAAATCACCCGCATGTGGTGGTTTTTTCTCCTCTCCATCGTCCTGGTCGGGTTGATCAAGGGCTACCGTCTCGATCTGCGTATCCGCGATTCCATCAACCGCGCCGGGGCTTACGGCATCGTCCTGGCGGTAGCCGTCGGCATGGTTTCCCCTCTGTGCGCCTGCGGCATCCTGCCCATCGTCATTTCCCTGGCGCTGATGGGTACCCCCATCGCGCCGCTCATGGCCCTGCTTACCACCTCGCCGGTGATGGGGCCGGACGCGTTGCTGCTGACCTACCGTGGCCTGGGGATGGAGTTCGCCGTGCTCAAGGTCGTCGGCGCCGCCGTCCTCGGCCTGGCCGCCGGCTTTGTCACCCAGGCGCTGGTGAACCAGGGGTGGCTCGCCGGGAATCTGGTGCGCCTTAAACCGATCTACCGCGATGACGGCAGCCTCGCCCCGGCCGCCGAGATCGGCGCCGCCGCCGGCATCGAGGTCAAGACCATGCGCATTGTCCCCCGGGCGAGCAAGCTGCGTTTCATCCTCGACCGCACCCTCGACGCCGGCCTCTTCGTCGGCAAGTTCCTGCTCTTGGCCATCGTTCTCGAAGCCCTCATCGTCACGTTGGTGCCGATGTCCTGGATTACCCTGCTGGCCGGGCAGAAGAGCGTCTTTTCAGTGCTGGTCGCCGCCGTTGTCGGCCTGCCGCTACCGACCAACCAGATTCCCATCATCCCCATCCTCCACGGCCTGCTGGAGCGGGGGATGGATCGCGGGGCCGCCTTTACCCTGCTCATGGCCGGGCCGGTCTCCAGCATCCCGGCGCTCATCGCCCTCTTCGGCCTCTTCCGCAAACGGGTGGTGCTGACCTTTCTCGCCGTGGGCCTTTCCGTTTCGGTGCTGCTCGGCTGGCTGTATCAGCTGTTTGCGTGA
- a CDS encoding FmdE family protein produces the protein MSIGREFFADIYALHGHRCPMSTLGGRLGRAATAHVDSLRRRAVYHIDTCALDGIRVATGCHEIRVVDEGRHVLDLFDDRNGRGVRVALRPEALAIAGEYRRLDDALDRDRAGLDPTTLAARQSEVNQVLDKVLEQLWTLPDEVLLEIAPTELDPVTLLER, from the coding sequence ATGTCGATAGGCCGGGAATTTTTCGCGGATATCTATGCCCTTCACGGGCATCGTTGCCCGATGAGCACCCTCGGCGGGCGACTCGGTCGGGCGGCGACGGCGCATGTCGATTCCCTGCGGCGGCGGGCGGTCTACCATATCGACACCTGCGCCCTTGACGGCATTCGCGTCGCCACCGGCTGCCATGAAATACGGGTAGTCGACGAGGGGCGGCATGTGCTCGATCTGTTCGATGACCGCAACGGCCGGGGCGTTCGCGTCGCCTTGCGCCCGGAGGCGTTGGCCATCGCCGGGGAGTACCGCCGTCTCGACGATGCCCTCGACCGCGACCGCGCCGGGCTCGACCCCACCACCCTGGCGGCGCGGCAGTCGGAAGTGAACCAAGTGCTCGATAAGGTACTGGAACAGCTCTGGACGCTCCCCGATGAGGTGCTGCTGGAAATTGCCCCGACCGAGCTCGATCCCGTCACCCTGCTGGAGCGCTGA
- a CDS encoding AAA family ATPase, whose product MHRKLTNIFYEVRDPVLGWDDIGGYADVKETLKEMVCLPLKKPEMLKLHNLGIPAGVMMWGPLGTGITMLAEACAKEAGVSFVYISGQEMLGKGPELVEAFDCAVHEAPCVLFVSDCEWLCPRAGCDYEWSPGNLRAIPPTFADKELNRLFIEQIDRINQVPNVMLLGSCYRIDTVDQALIKEKKRFNRKVFVHPPTAIDRLGMLNIYMDKMPNLAPGIDRRELAERAEGYVGWDIESLCKRATVNAIKEDSAVVTQEHFTRALKEVRQFLTPDMTAKYFEIREQDCPHHYEF is encoded by the coding sequence ATGCATCGCAAACTGACCAATATTTTTTACGAAGTGCGTGACCCGGTCCTCGGCTGGGACGACATCGGCGGCTATGCCGACGTCAAGGAGACCCTCAAGGAGATGGTCTGCCTGCCGCTGAAAAAGCCGGAAATGCTCAAGCTGCACAACCTCGGCATTCCCGCCGGGGTGATGATGTGGGGGCCCTTGGGCACCGGCATCACCATGCTCGCCGAAGCCTGTGCCAAGGAGGCGGGGGTTTCCTTTGTCTACATCTCCGGCCAGGAGATGCTCGGCAAGGGGCCGGAACTGGTCGAGGCCTTCGACTGCGCCGTGCACGAGGCTCCCTGTGTCCTCTTCGTCTCCGACTGCGAATGGCTCTGCCCCCGAGCCGGCTGCGATTACGAGTGGAGCCCCGGCAACCTGCGGGCGATCCCGCCGACCTTTGCCGACAAGGAACTGAACCGCCTCTTCATCGAGCAGATCGACCGCATCAATCAGGTGCCGAACGTCATGCTCCTCGGCTCCTGCTACCGCATCGACACCGTCGATCAGGCGTTGATCAAAGAGAAAAAACGGTTCAACCGCAAGGTCTTCGTTCATCCCCCCACTGCCATCGACCGCCTCGGCATGCTCAATATCTACATGGATAAAATGCCCAATCTCGCTCCCGGTATCGATCGGCGCGAGTTGGCGGAGCGAGCCGAGGGCTACGTCGGCTGGGATATCGAGAGCCTCTGCAAGCGGGCCACGGTCAACGCCATCAAGGAAGATTCCGCGGTGGTCACCCAGGAGCATTTCACCCGGGCGCTGAAGGAGGTTCGTCAGTTTCTGACTCCGGACATGACGGCTAAATATTTTGAAATCCGCGAGCAGGACTGTCCGCATCACTACGAGTTTTGA
- the glpK gene encoding glycerol kinase GlpK yields the protein MSQYILAIDQGTTGTTALLIDRDLQVRGKTTVDFPQHYPQPGWVEHDPEEIWFSVIQAIRRVLGQSGIGGTEIAAIGITNQRETTLLWERDSGRPAHNAIVWQCRRSAEICRELKERGLEPLFREKTGLVLDPYFSGTKLAWMLRRFPELRRQADSGRLAFGTVDSFLAWRLSGGACHLTDVSNASRTLLMNLHTLAWDEELLGILDIPPRLLPEIRPSADIHGHTRGLDVLPDGIPIAGIAGDQQSALFGQLCFETGEAKCTYGTGAFLLENTGNRPVVSRNGLLTTVAWQIGEEARYALEGSAFIAGAAVQWLRDGLGLIQNAAEIEPLAASVPDSAGLVFVPALTGLGAPHWKSEVRGVIHGITRGTTSAHLARATLEGIALQIHDLVRAMSEDLGHPLRHLKVDGGAAGNNLLMQLQADLLETPVIRPALLDTTALGAAFLAGLAVGFWPDPEALKQSRQEERPFLPTMPESMRTELLTRWNRVIQGL from the coding sequence ATGAGCCAATACATCCTCGCCATCGACCAGGGAACGACGGGCACCACCGCCCTGCTCATCGACCGCGACCTTCAGGTGCGCGGCAAGACGACCGTCGACTTTCCCCAACACTACCCCCAACCGGGCTGGGTCGAGCACGATCCAGAGGAAATCTGGTTTTCCGTCATCCAGGCGATTCGCCGGGTGCTGGGGCAAAGCGGAATCGGCGGGACAGAGATCGCCGCCATCGGCATCACCAACCAGCGGGAAACCACCCTGCTCTGGGAGCGGGACAGCGGCCGACCGGCGCATAACGCCATCGTCTGGCAATGCCGGCGCAGCGCCGAAATCTGCCGGGAACTGAAGGAACGCGGGCTTGAGCCGCTCTTTCGCGAAAAGACCGGGCTGGTTCTCGACCCCTACTTTTCCGGCACCAAGCTCGCCTGGATGCTGCGCCGCTTTCCCGAACTGCGACGGCAGGCCGATAGCGGCCGGCTCGCCTTCGGCACCGTCGACAGCTTCCTCGCCTGGCGCCTGAGCGGCGGTGCCTGCCATCTCACCGACGTTTCCAACGCCTCGCGCACGTTGCTGATGAATCTGCACACCCTAGCCTGGGACGAGGAACTGCTGGGGATTCTCGACATCCCCCCGCGACTGCTCCCGGAAATCCGCCCTTCCGCCGACATCCACGGTCATACCCGGGGGCTCGACGTCCTTCCCGACGGCATCCCCATCGCCGGCATCGCCGGGGACCAGCAGTCGGCCCTTTTCGGCCAGCTCTGCTTCGAGACGGGGGAGGCCAAATGCACCTACGGCACCGGCGCCTTTCTGCTGGAAAACACCGGCAACCGGCCGGTCGTGAGCCGCAACGGCCTGCTCACCACCGTCGCCTGGCAGATCGGGGAGGAGGCTCGTTACGCCCTGGAAGGAAGCGCCTTCATCGCCGGCGCGGCGGTGCAATGGCTACGGGACGGCCTGGGCCTGATCCAGAACGCGGCGGAGATCGAACCTTTGGCCGCCTCGGTGCCGGACAGCGCCGGACTGGTCTTCGTCCCCGCCCTCACCGGCCTCGGCGCCCCGCACTGGAAGAGCGAGGTGCGCGGCGTCATCCACGGCATCACCCGGGGGACGACCTCCGCCCATCTGGCCCGCGCCACCCTCGAAGGGATCGCCCTGCAGATCCACGATCTGGTCCGGGCCATGAGCGAGGATCTCGGCCACCCTCTGCGCCACCTCAAAGTCGACGGCGGCGCCGCCGGCAACAATCTGCTCATGCAGTTGCAGGCCGATCTGCTTGAAACGCCGGTCATCCGCCCGGCCCTGCTCGACACCACCGCCCTCGGCGCGGCCTTCCTCGCCGGGCTGGCGGTCGGCTTCTGGCCCGACCCCGAAGCCCTGAAACAAAGCCGGCAGGAAGAAAGACCCTTCCTGCCGACCATGCCGGAATCGATGCGCACCGAGCTGCTAACGCGCTGGAACCGGGTTATTCAGGGGCTGTAG
- the thiF gene encoding sulfur carrier protein ThiS adenylyltransferase ThiF, which yields MQIEINERPTEIAAGTTLAQLRDAVKPEADLCIRNGHPEREDVSLAPGDRVVFIRRGEIPAAEDLEALLAARHTPGVHARIKSATVGIAGCGGLGSAIAVALARTGVGHLILADFDVVEPSNLNRQQYFVDQIGLPKVLALRDNLTRINPYVRVTAHNERLTPENIPARFAAVDVLVEAFDAADQKAMLAQVFLSKVPGKPLVMGSGMAGFGPSNTILTRRAAANLYLIGDGETAARPGEGLMAPRVGIAAHHQANAVLRLLLGEEPA from the coding sequence ATGCAGATTGAAATCAACGAACGCCCCACCGAGATCGCCGCCGGCACCACCCTGGCGCAACTGCGGGATGCCGTCAAGCCCGAGGCCGACCTCTGCATCCGCAACGGCCATCCGGAAAGGGAGGACGTCTCTTTGGCCCCCGGCGACCGCGTGGTCTTCATCCGCCGCGGGGAAATTCCCGCCGCCGAAGACCTGGAAGCCTTGCTCGCCGCCCGCCACACCCCCGGCGTCCATGCCCGGATCAAGAGTGCGACGGTCGGCATCGCCGGTTGCGGCGGCCTCGGCTCGGCCATCGCCGTAGCTCTGGCCCGCACTGGCGTGGGGCATCTGATTCTCGCCGACTTCGATGTGGTCGAGCCCTCCAACCTCAACCGTCAGCAGTATTTCGTCGACCAAATCGGCCTGCCCAAGGTTCTGGCTTTGCGCGACAACCTTACGCGGATCAACCCCTACGTCCGGGTCACGGCCCACAACGAACGACTGACGCCGGAGAACATTCCCGCCCGCTTCGCCGCAGTGGATGTCTTGGTCGAAGCCTTCGACGCCGCCGACCAGAAAGCGATGCTTGCCCAAGTTTTTCTGAGCAAGGTGCCGGGCAAGCCACTGGTCATGGGCTCGGGGATGGCCGGTTTCGGCCCGTCCAACACCATCCTTACCCGCCGCGCTGCCGCCAACCTCTACCTGATCGGCGACGGCGAAACCGCCGCCCGCCCCGGCGAAGGGCTGATGGCGCCGCGGGTCGGCATCGCCGCCCATCACCAGGCCAACGCCGTGCTGCGTCTGCTGCTCGGCGAAGAACCGGCCTGA
- the thiS gene encoding sulfur carrier protein ThiS, with protein MNITLNGKPRSLDNISTVAALLDSLNLDPNRVAVEHNRVVLLMGNFAATPLRDGDVLEIVQFVGGG; from the coding sequence ATGAACATCACCCTCAACGGCAAGCCCCGCTCGCTCGACAACATTTCCACCGTCGCCGCCCTCCTCGACAGTCTGAACCTGGATCCGAACCGGGTCGCGGTCGAACACAACCGGGTCGTGCTCCTGATGGGGAATTTTGCCGCCACCCCTTTGCGCGATGGCGACGTGCTGGAAATCGTTCAGTTCGTCGGCGGCGGGTAA
- a CDS encoding thiazole synthase — MDELIIAGRKFNSRLLVGTGKFASNELMALAMEQSGCEIVTVALRRVDIDNPGDAMLKHIDPKKYLLLPNTSGARDAEEAVRLARLARAAGCEPWIKLEVTPDPYYLLPDPIETLKAAEILVKEGFTVLPYINADPVLAKRLQEVGTATVMPLGAPIGTNKGVRTADSIAIIIEQAIVPVVVDAGLGAPSHAALAMEMGADAVLVNTALAVTPNPGKMAAAFKKGVEAGREAFLAGLGEQRQKAEASSPLTGFLRE; from the coding sequence ATGGATGAACTGATTATCGCCGGGCGCAAATTCAACTCGCGCCTGCTGGTCGGCACCGGCAAATTCGCCTCCAACGAACTGATGGCCCTAGCCATGGAGCAATCGGGCTGCGAAATCGTCACCGTCGCTCTGCGCCGGGTCGACATCGACAATCCCGGGGATGCCATGCTCAAGCACATCGACCCGAAAAAATACCTGTTGCTGCCCAATACCAGCGGCGCCCGGGATGCCGAGGAGGCCGTGCGCCTGGCGCGACTGGCCCGGGCCGCCGGCTGCGAGCCCTGGATCAAGCTGGAGGTCACCCCCGACCCCTACTATCTGCTCCCCGACCCCATCGAAACCCTGAAGGCGGCGGAAATCCTGGTCAAGGAGGGCTTCACCGTCCTTCCCTACATCAACGCCGACCCGGTGCTAGCCAAGCGCCTGCAGGAAGTCGGCACCGCCACCGTCATGCCCCTGGGCGCGCCGATCGGTACCAACAAGGGGGTGCGCACCGCCGACAGCATCGCCATCATCATCGAGCAGGCGATCGTCCCGGTAGTGGTCGACGCCGGTCTCGGTGCCCCCTCCCACGCCGCCCTGGCCATGGAAATGGGGGCCGACGCGGTCCTGGTCAACACCGCCCTGGCGGTAACGCCCAATCCCGGGAAGATGGCGGCGGCCTTCAAAAAAGGCGTGGAAGCCGGACGCGAAGCCTTCCTCGCCGGTCTCGGCGAACAGCGTCAGAAAGCCGAAGCCTCGAGCCCGCTGACCGGGTTTCTGCGGGAGTAA
- the thiH gene encoding 2-iminoacetate synthase ThiH, whose amino-acid sequence MTFLDIINQYDPQQVRESIEAKTSSDVERALAAERLRPDDLQALLSPAAAGYLEEMAARANRLTLQRFGKNILMYAPLYISNLCTNGCRYCGFSASNQVPRRTLSLDEVWTEAKVLYDLGFRHILLVTGESPKAVDNDYLAACVRRIQPLFSSISIEVYPMETEGYRQMVEAGVDGLTVYQETYDRALYQEMHPFGKKRDYDFRLLTPERGGAAGLRRIGLGFLLGLGEFRSEAFFLGLHALHLSRHYWRTQVSVSFPRIRPADGGFQPLHPVSDRHFVQLLCTLRLLLPDAGLVLSTRESAALRNNLLPLGITQMSAGSCTAPGGYADKDLSTQQFAIDDDRSPEEVCRLIRASGYEAVWKDWDGAFLDHSKAV is encoded by the coding sequence ATGACATTTCTCGACATTATCAACCAGTATGATCCCCAGCAGGTGCGCGAAAGCATCGAGGCCAAGACCTCTAGCGACGTGGAGCGGGCGCTGGCGGCGGAGCGGTTGCGGCCCGACGATTTGCAGGCGCTGCTGTCGCCGGCCGCCGCCGGCTATCTCGAAGAGATGGCGGCCCGCGCCAACCGGCTGACCTTGCAGCGCTTCGGGAAAAACATCCTGATGTACGCCCCGCTGTACATCTCCAACCTCTGCACCAACGGCTGCCGCTACTGCGGTTTTTCCGCCAGCAACCAGGTGCCGCGCCGCACCCTGAGCCTCGACGAGGTCTGGACCGAGGCCAAGGTGCTGTACGATCTCGGTTTCCGCCATATCCTGCTGGTCACCGGCGAATCGCCGAAGGCGGTGGACAACGACTACCTGGCCGCCTGCGTACGTCGCATTCAGCCGTTGTTCAGTTCGATTTCCATCGAGGTCTACCCGATGGAAACCGAAGGCTACCGGCAGATGGTCGAAGCGGGGGTCGACGGTCTGACCGTCTACCAGGAAACCTACGACCGCGCTCTGTACCAGGAAATGCACCCCTTCGGCAAGAAACGCGACTACGATTTTCGTCTGCTCACCCCCGAGCGCGGGGGAGCCGCCGGTCTGCGCCGCATCGGCCTCGGCTTTCTCCTCGGCCTCGGTGAGTTCCGCAGTGAAGCCTTCTTCCTCGGCCTGCACGCCCTGCACCTCTCCCGCCATTACTGGCGTACCCAGGTGAGCGTCTCCTTTCCCCGCATCCGCCCGGCGGACGGCGGTTTCCAGCCCCTGCACCCGGTCTCCGATCGCCACTTCGTCCAGCTGCTCTGCACCCTGCGCCTGCTCCTGCCCGACGCCGGGCTGGTCCTTTCCACCCGCGAGAGCGCGGCCCTGCGAAACAACCTGCTCCCCCTGGGGATCACCCAGATGAGCGCCGGTTCCTGCACCGCCCCCGGCGGCTATGCCGACAAGGATCTGAGCACCCAGCAGTTCGCCATCGACGACGACCGCAGCCCCGAGGAAGTCTGCCGGCTGATCCGTGCCAGCGGTTACGAGGCGGTGTGGAAGGATTGGGACGGCGCCTTTCTCGACCACAGCAAGGCGGTGTAG
- the thiE gene encoding thiamine phosphate synthase, translating to MANPVDFNLYLITDRRQVPGGDLLSAVRAALRGGVRAVQLREKDLTARELLPLARELRSLTSEFGAKLLINDRIDLALAVAADGVHLGGHSLPVAEARALLGPTKLIGLSTHHQEEISRAAREGADFVTFGPVWFTPSKAPYGAPVGLDALRQACADAPLPVFPLGGVNAARIPELTTAGCSRAACIGAVLAAPAPENAARDLLRLISPDSLQ from the coding sequence ATGGCCAATCCCGTCGATTTCAACCTTTATCTGATCACCGATCGCCGCCAGGTTCCCGGCGGCGATCTGCTTTCCGCGGTGCGCGCCGCCCTGCGCGGCGGGGTGCGGGCCGTGCAGTTGCGGGAGAAGGATCTCACCGCCCGGGAGCTGCTTCCCCTGGCCCGCGAACTGCGGAGCCTGACCAGCGAATTCGGCGCGAAACTGCTGATCAACGACCGCATCGACCTGGCTCTGGCGGTGGCGGCCGACGGCGTCCATCTCGGCGGCCACTCCCTGCCCGTCGCCGAGGCCCGCGCCCTCCTCGGCCCAACGAAGCTGATCGGCCTCTCCACCCATCACCAAGAGGAAATCTCCCGCGCCGCTCGCGAAGGTGCCGATTTCGTCACCTTCGGCCCGGTCTGGTTCACTCCCTCCAAAGCCCCCTACGGCGCGCCGGTCGGTCTCGATGCCTTGCGCCAGGCCTGTGCCGACGCCCCCCTCCCCGTCTTCCCCCTCGGCGGCGTCAACGCCGCGCGCATCCCTGAACTGACTACCGCCGGCTGTTCTCGCGCTGCCTGCATCGGTGCCGTCCTCGCCGCCCCCGCGCCGGAAAACGCGGCCCGTGACCTGCTGCGGCTCATTTCTCCCGACTCACTTCAGTAA